A stretch of Lathyrus oleraceus cultivar Zhongwan6 chromosome 6, CAAS_Psat_ZW6_1.0, whole genome shotgun sequence DNA encodes these proteins:
- the LOC127094553 gene encoding uncharacterized protein LOC127094553, producing MTTRNVKILEPSTALKKPHYMTSLYLDPINVEPNVSTSEECPAIPNIMGDVEASETNNRPRDDVDKNIRVRISQLLGIKPKTGVVPNVSTSLAQPDYTTKIPLSKTDVNVSTLSLEKSKDKEEYDGILTLGIAKRLKNKKGQSIESSSRPSKSLRKRASVGPTKRWIKVVTLVSKNKFLKRKEVPSESSGSYHDIKHNVQDIVSTTRKQESEKKIPVNIPEVAIGNISFHSVENVEKWYFFYQRRLTLEREMGKYAFECKKVMSLIQEVGLMKTVTGFGKCYGMLVKEFIVNIYKEYDNKRSKKFRKVEITAKQVKEWPRKGKLSASALSGKYDVLHMIGTTNWVPTNHTSNIAMKLGKFIYIVGTKSSFDFGSYVFDQTMKHVASYDVKMPIAFPSTICGVILSQHPSILISSDSVCKRDPPLSLHYRLFTGKHVSDIVMTSGHYSSRPTPRTSILAKLKDTCKTLDETIKSCIERKSKLESLIKALSKEEGILKDDGIGEEDANEEGSDASDDEHITEVESAL from the exons aTGACTACTAGAAATGTAAAAATTCTTGAACCCTCTACTGCTTTGAAGAAACCCCATTATATGACTAGCCTGTACCTTGATCCCATTAATGTCGAACCTAATGTTAGTACTTCTGAAGAATGTCCTGCTATTCCAAATATTATGGGAGATGTTGAAGCCTCTGAAACCAATAATAGACCTAG AGACGATGTAGATAAGAATATTCGTGTGCGGATCTCTCAACTTTTGGGTATTAAGCCTAAGACCGGTGTTGTTCCGAACGTCTCCACATCCTTGGCCCAACCTGATTACACTACTAAAATCCCTCTGAGTAAAACTGATGTCAATGTGTCTACTCTGTCTCTTGAAAAATCGAAAGACAAAGAGGAGTATGATGGGAT ACTGACTCTAGGAATAGCTAAAAGATTGAAGAACAAAAAAGGTCAAAGTATTGAATCCTCCAGCAGACCCTCCAAATCTCTCAGGAAAAGAGCTAGTGTTGGCCCTACAAAAAGATGGATCAAGGTTGTTACTCTTGTTTCTAAAAATAAATTCCTTAAGAGGAAGGAAGTTCCTTCTGAGTCTAGTGGATCTTACCATGATATCAAACACAATGTTCAGGACATCGTTTCTACAACCAGAAAGCAGGAATCTGAGAAGAAGATTCCAGTAAATATTCCTGAAGTTGCAATTGGCAACATTTCCTTTCACTCTGTGGAGAATGTTGAAAAATGGTATTTTTTTTATCAAAGAAGATTAACACTAGAAAGAGAAATGGGAAAATATGcttttgaatgcaaaaaggtgATGAGTCTGATTCAAGAGgttggattaatgaaaactgtgACTGGATTTGGTAAGTGTTATGGAATGCTTGTTAAAGAATTTATTGTGAACATATATAAGGAATATGACAACAAGAGGAGCAAGAAGTTTAGAAAAGT AGAGATTACTGCTAAACAAGTAAAGGAATGGCCAAGGAAAGGGAAGCTGTCCGCAAGTGCTTTGAGTGGGAAGTATGATGTACTTCACATGATTGGGACTACTAATTGGGTTCCAACCAACCACACTTCCAACATTGCTATGAAATTAGGTAAGTTTATTTATATTGTAGGGACCAAGTCAAGTTTTGATTTTGGATCCTATGTCTTTGATCAAACTATGAAGCATGTTGCCTCTTATGATGTGAAGATGCCAATAGCTTTTCCCTCAACAATTTGTGGTGTTATTCTGAGTCAACACCCAAGTATCTTAATCAGTTCTGATAGTGTCTGCAAAAGAGACCCTCCTCTCTCATTACATTATAGGCTATTTACTGGGAAACATGTTTcagacattgtcatgacatctggaCATTACTCTTCTAGGCCTACTCCTAGAACAAGCATCCTTGCTAAGCTAAAAGATACCTGCAAGACTTTGGATGAAACTATCAAAAGTTGTATTGAGAGGAAAAGCAAACTTGAAAGTTTGATAAAGGCCTTGTCTAAAGAAGAAGGAATTTTGAAAGATGATGGAATAGGTGAGGAAGATGCAAATGAAGAAGGTTCTGATGCAAGTGATGATGAACACATtactgaag